A genomic window from Hymenobacter psoromatis includes:
- a CDS encoding hydrogenase assembly protein HypC, translating into MCLAIPGKIKSIELQYGGLVRMAKVEFGGIVKEASLDMVPHAKIGDYVLVHVGVAITIVDEEEAAKSFAYLREIGELDELVAGSQIDRPY; encoded by the coding sequence ATGTGTTTAGCAATTCCCGGTAAGATAAAATCCATCGAGCTGCAATACGGCGGGCTGGTCCGCATGGCGAAGGTGGAGTTCGGCGGTATCGTCAAAGAAGCCAGCCTGGACATGGTGCCGCACGCCAAAATCGGCGACTACGTGCTGGTACACGTGGGCGTGGCCATCACCATCGTGGACGAGGAGGAAGCCGCCAAATCCTTCGCCTACCTGCGCGAAATCGGGGAGCTGGATGAGCTGGTGGCCGGCAGCCAAATCGAT